A genomic segment from Bradyrhizobium sp. ISRA430 encodes:
- a CDS encoding LysR substrate-binding domain-containing protein: MLSNVPISAIRAFEAAARTGSFRDAANELHLTPSAVSHAIRKLEDTLRTVLFERSARSVRLTPAGENLMRHTGAAFDQLRRGLEEVAARGPQLVRVHSAPSFAAQWLAPRLAQFLAAYPKLEVRLAASTDYARFSNDDFDIDIVYGPPRAEGVEVVPLPEETVTPLCSPALAKSIRKAADLLDQTLIRSDVKQVQWHQWFTANGLESPALHGMRFDRSFLAIATAAEGLGVALESTLLAERELASGRLVAPLAGRANDIRYVGHRLIYPRASRQRSAVRAFADWLVAQLAGETAGSSH; encoded by the coding sequence ATGCTGTCGAATGTCCCGATATCGGCAATTCGCGCCTTTGAGGCCGCTGCTCGCACCGGATCGTTTCGCGATGCGGCGAATGAGCTTCACCTGACGCCGAGTGCGGTCAGTCATGCCATCCGCAAGCTGGAGGACACGCTTCGGACCGTTCTGTTCGAGCGCAGTGCGCGATCAGTTCGGCTCACGCCAGCCGGCGAAAATCTGATGCGCCACACGGGAGCGGCGTTCGATCAGCTCCGCCGCGGTCTCGAGGAAGTCGCTGCGCGCGGTCCGCAATTGGTGCGCGTCCACTCAGCCCCGAGCTTTGCCGCGCAATGGCTGGCACCGCGGCTTGCACAGTTTCTGGCCGCTTATCCGAAGCTCGAGGTGCGGCTGGCTGCCAGCACGGACTATGCGCGTTTCAGCAACGATGATTTTGATATCGACATCGTCTACGGTCCGCCTCGAGCGGAAGGTGTCGAGGTCGTTCCTCTGCCGGAAGAGACGGTCACCCCGCTCTGCTCCCCCGCGCTTGCAAAATCAATCAGGAAAGCTGCCGATCTCCTCGATCAAACGCTCATCCGTTCCGACGTGAAGCAGGTTCAGTGGCACCAGTGGTTCACGGCGAACGGATTGGAATCACCTGCGCTCCACGGCATGAGGTTCGATCGCAGCTTTCTGGCAATCGCAACGGCTGCGGAGGGATTGGGAGTAGCGTTGGAATCAACGCTCCTGGCCGAACGCGAGCTGGCGAGCGGGCGACTAGTTGCGCCGCTGGCAGGGCGCGCCAACGATATCCGCTACGTCGGCCATCGCCTGATCTACCCGCGCGCCAGCCGACAGAGATCTGCGGTACGAGCCTTTGCAGATTGGCTCGTGGCGCAACTCGCTGGCGAGACCGCAGGTTCCTCGCACTAA
- a CDS encoding glucose 1-dehydrogenase, whose translation MLLSGKTAIISGAASPRGIGLATARRFAAEGARVAILDIDAAAAADAAASLGKSHIGLDCDVADKPSCEQAVARAVEAFGGIDILINNAGITQPVKFLDISPADWDRIQDVNLKGILFLSQAVIPHMRARKSGSIACMSSVSAQRGGGIFGGPHYSAAKAGVLGLAKAMAREFGPDGIRVNCVTPGLIGTDITAGKLTDEMRAKILEGIPLNRLGTAEDVAGIYTFLASDLSSYVTGAVIDVNGGMLIH comes from the coding sequence ATGCTGCTCAGCGGTAAGACGGCCATCATTTCGGGCGCGGCCTCGCCGCGCGGCATCGGGCTGGCCACGGCCCGGCGGTTCGCCGCCGAGGGCGCTCGGGTCGCCATTCTCGACATCGACGCCGCCGCGGCAGCGGATGCTGCGGCTTCGCTCGGAAAATCGCACATCGGGCTGGATTGCGACGTCGCCGACAAGCCGTCCTGCGAGCAGGCGGTCGCCCGCGCGGTCGAGGCCTTCGGCGGCATCGATATCCTGATCAACAATGCGGGCATCACCCAGCCGGTCAAGTTCCTCGATATCTCGCCGGCTGATTGGGATCGCATTCAGGACGTCAATCTGAAGGGCATTCTGTTCCTCTCCCAGGCTGTGATCCCGCATATGCGCGCGCGGAAGTCCGGATCCATCGCCTGCATGTCGTCGGTCTCGGCGCAGCGCGGCGGTGGAATCTTCGGCGGCCCGCATTATTCGGCGGCGAAGGCCGGTGTGCTGGGTCTCGCCAAGGCGATGGCCCGCGAGTTCGGCCCGGACGGCATCCGCGTCAACTGCGTCACGCCCGGCCTGATCGGCACCGATATCACCGCCGGCAAGCTGACCGACGAGATGAGGGCGAAGATCCTGGAAGGCATTCCGCTCAATCGTCTCGGCACCGCAGAAGACGTTGCCGGCATCTACACCTTCCTGGCCTCGGATCTATCCTCCTACGTCACCGGCGCCGTGATCGACGTCAACGGCGGGATGCTTATCCACTGA
- a CDS encoding adenylate/guanylate cyclase domain-containing protein — protein sequence MPQKPPSRVERRLSAILAADVAGYSRLMHHDEEATHAKLSALLTEVVHPAIAEHGGRIVKNTGDGLLAEFPSAVEAVRAAMKFQTRIKDITAGEVEDRRIAFRVGVNIGDVIVEPHDIFGDDVNIAARLEGIAEPGGICVSSLVYAHVRGKVAIEFADLGEQTLKNIPHAIRAYAMVQGATSPATNDARSGSLSPPRLSIVVLPFANLSGDPEQDYFVDGVTESLTTDLSRIKGSFVIGRHTAFTYKGKALDLKKIGRELNIRYALEGSVQRSENQLRVNVQLVDAETGAHLWADRFDKPISDLFEMQDEIVSRLANALNAQLIAAEARRAERSLHPSALDLYFQGMARWNKGWTPAHLAQAGSFFERALELDPDNVEALVGIAAIDIANAGINFTDNPDALYAAAETALNKALSLAPQYALAHAFLGCVLFCTKRGTEGIAECEHALALNPNLAEAHAFIGVAKYFIGRAEETEAHIYEAIRLSPRDEGAHRWMFWVGFSKLMLGADAEAVVWFRRSLNDNSNFPIAYFELAAALAHLGKLDEARGAVKKGLALNPTFTIRRLKAIPFSDDSTFREQGRRVIQGMRMAGVPEG from the coding sequence ATGCCTCAGAAACCACCAAGCCGGGTCGAGCGCAGGTTATCGGCGATACTGGCCGCCGATGTGGCTGGTTATTCGCGACTTATGCACCACGACGAAGAAGCTACCCACGCCAAACTGAGTGCTCTCCTGACCGAGGTTGTCCATCCGGCAATCGCCGAACACGGCGGCCGCATCGTAAAGAACACGGGGGACGGGTTATTGGCAGAGTTTCCGAGCGCGGTCGAAGCGGTTCGGGCTGCGATGAAATTCCAGACCCGCATCAAGGACATTACAGCAGGCGAGGTAGAGGACAGGCGAATTGCTTTCCGTGTCGGCGTCAATATCGGCGACGTGATTGTCGAGCCTCATGACATCTTTGGAGATGACGTAAATATTGCTGCGAGGCTTGAGGGGATTGCCGAACCCGGTGGCATCTGCGTATCGTCGTTGGTGTACGCGCATGTTCGGGGCAAGGTGGCTATCGAGTTCGCTGATCTGGGCGAGCAGACCCTCAAAAACATCCCCCACGCCATCCGGGCCTATGCCATGGTCCAGGGAGCAACCAGCCCAGCTACAAACGACGCAAGGTCGGGCTCGCTTTCACCACCTCGTCTTTCCATCGTTGTACTGCCCTTCGCCAACCTCAGCGGCGATCCGGAGCAGGACTATTTCGTGGATGGCGTGACCGAGAGTTTGACCACTGATCTGTCGCGCATCAAAGGCTCATTCGTGATCGGCAGACACACCGCATTCACTTACAAGGGCAAAGCGCTCGACCTCAAGAAGATCGGGCGCGAGTTGAACATCCGCTACGCGCTCGAAGGTTCGGTGCAGCGCAGCGAAAACCAGCTCCGGGTGAACGTTCAGCTTGTCGATGCCGAAACGGGTGCTCACCTTTGGGCCGACCGTTTTGACAAGCCGATTTCTGATCTCTTCGAGATGCAAGATGAAATCGTATCGAGACTGGCCAACGCGCTGAATGCTCAACTCATCGCCGCTGAGGCAAGGCGAGCGGAACGCTCATTGCACCCAAGCGCACTAGACCTGTATTTCCAGGGGATGGCCCGTTGGAACAAGGGTTGGACCCCTGCCCACCTGGCGCAGGCAGGAAGTTTCTTCGAACGTGCCTTAGAGCTTGATCCCGACAATGTCGAGGCGCTGGTAGGCATCGCAGCTATCGATATAGCAAACGCTGGCATTAATTTCACCGACAACCCTGACGCGCTTTATGCCGCGGCTGAAACGGCCTTGAATAAGGCTTTATCCTTGGCCCCACAGTACGCCCTTGCTCACGCGTTTCTGGGGTGCGTCTTGTTCTGTACCAAGCGCGGGACGGAAGGCATCGCGGAATGCGAGCACGCGTTGGCTTTAAATCCGAATTTGGCGGAAGCCCATGCTTTCATCGGTGTCGCCAAATATTTTATCGGACGCGCCGAAGAAACAGAGGCACACATATACGAAGCGATACGCTTGTCTCCTCGCGACGAAGGTGCACATCGATGGATGTTTTGGGTCGGTTTCAGCAAATTGATGCTCGGAGCGGATGCCGAAGCAGTTGTATGGTTTCGTCGAAGTCTGAATGATAACTCAAACTTTCCAATAGCATATTTCGAACTCGCCGCTGCGCTCGCACATCTCGGGAAACTGGATGAGGCGCGAGGTGCCGTCAAAAAGGGACTTGCGCTGAATCCAACTTTCACCATCCGTCGCCTGAAAGCCATTCCATTTAGCGACGATTCGACGTTTCGCGAGCAAGGCAGGCGCGTCATTCAGGGGATGCGTATGGCCGGGGTGCCCGAAGGGTGA